In Bacillus sp. KH172YL63, one genomic interval encodes:
- the argF gene encoding ornithine carbamoyltransferase: MMNSQLAPTPVSLKGRDLITWLDYSTEEVHELLSLAQQLKKHPHSKALEGKTLAMIFEKSSTRTRVSFEVGMLQSGGHAIYLNSRDIQLGRGESIADTARVLSSYVDGIMIRTFETEKVEQLAEYASVPVINGLCDTYHPCQALADVLTILELKGKLKGEKVVYIGDGNNVAHSFMILCAKLGMDVVVSCPKGYEPAGKIVKETEALAAESGGSFSLIYDPVEAVSSAGIVYTDVWASMGQEEEAAKRLEDFNGYQVNEELMEHAAEDVKFLHCLPAHREEEVTAAVIDGPSSAVFQQAENRLHVQKAILQSVL, from the coding sequence ATGATGAATTCACAACTTGCACCAACACCGGTCTCTCTAAAAGGGAGGGACCTCATCACGTGGCTTGATTATAGTACGGAGGAAGTGCATGAACTGCTGTCCCTTGCACAGCAATTGAAAAAACATCCCCACTCTAAGGCGCTTGAGGGAAAAACCCTGGCGATGATCTTTGAAAAATCGTCCACAAGAACCCGGGTATCCTTTGAAGTAGGGATGCTTCAATCAGGCGGGCACGCCATCTACCTGAATTCCCGTGATATCCAGCTTGGAAGGGGAGAATCGATCGCCGATACGGCGCGGGTCCTTTCATCTTACGTAGACGGGATCATGATCCGTACCTTTGAGACGGAGAAAGTGGAACAGCTTGCCGAATACGCAAGTGTGCCCGTCATCAACGGCCTCTGCGACACGTATCATCCATGCCAGGCATTGGCCGATGTCCTGACGATCCTTGAACTGAAAGGCAAGCTGAAGGGAGAAAAGGTCGTCTATATCGGGGACGGTAACAACGTCGCCCACTCCTTCATGATCCTTTGTGCAAAGCTTGGGATGGACGTCGTCGTCTCTTGCCCGAAAGGCTATGAACCTGCCGGGAAAATCGTCAAAGAAACAGAAGCCCTCGCAGCTGAAAGCGGCGGCAGTTTCTCACTTATTTACGATCCGGTCGAAGCGGTGAGCAGTGCAGGCATCGTCTACACCGACGTATGGGCGAGCATGGGACAGGAAGAAGAAGCGGCCAAACGCCTCGAGGACTTCAACGGCTACCAAGTCAACGAAGAGCTCATGGAACACGCAGCGGAAGATGTGAAATTCCTCCACTGTCTCCCGGCCCACAGAGAAGAAGAAGTGACAGCGGCCGTCATCGACGGACCAAGCTCCGCCGTCTTCCAACAAGCAGAAAACCGACTTCATGTTCAAAAAGCGATTTTACAATCCGTTCTGTAG
- a CDS encoding YueI family protein: MNRPTVDDYLENGIYGQKQTKPDERRKFLGTLRERIVIALTQSQVREKGVYKEVQESLKKHPDAKLLLNGNMSYTFLSKYIKLADSHHVPFSMVTNKETETEIGLVLAYDHAIDKEEIYVKKKSGDGKPAEQKKKKNSLLSSLKNKLLK, translated from the coding sequence TTGAACAGACCGACAGTCGATGATTACTTGGAAAATGGAATATACGGGCAGAAACAGACGAAGCCCGATGAAAGAAGAAAGTTCCTCGGAACCCTGAGGGAACGGATCGTCATTGCCCTCACCCAAAGTCAGGTAAGGGAAAAGGGCGTCTATAAGGAAGTCCAGGAAAGCCTGAAAAAGCATCCCGATGCCAAGCTTTTACTCAACGGGAATATGAGCTACACATTCCTGTCAAAATACATCAAGCTCGCAGATTCCCACCACGTCCCCTTCTCAATGGTGACGAACAAAGAAACCGAAACCGAAATCGGACTCGTCCTCGCCTACGACCACGCCATCGACAAGGAAGAAATCTACGTGAAGAAAAAAAGTGGTGACGGAAAACCGGCGGAACAAAAGAAAAAAAAGAATAGCCTGTTATCATCGCTTAAAAATAAGCTTCTTAAGTAG
- a CDS encoding cupin domain-containing protein has protein sequence MKIYSFHQQTGKSIGQFNSQNVTIHPLLKPDESFQIGYFYLEANSVLGMHPAMCDQLLMVTSGRGWVRVEGEERVMVGPGTAIYWEKGEMHESGSDEGMTAVVAEGGKLDPERYLPVR, from the coding sequence ATGAAAATATACAGCTTTCATCAACAAACGGGAAAATCCATAGGTCAATTCAACAGTCAAAATGTGACCATCCATCCTTTATTAAAACCAGATGAATCTTTTCAAATCGGGTATTTTTATTTAGAGGCAAACAGCGTCCTTGGGATGCATCCGGCGATGTGCGATCAGCTTTTGATGGTGACATCCGGCCGTGGGTGGGTGAGGGTTGAGGGGGAAGAAAGAGTCATGGTCGGGCCCGGTACAGCGATTTACTGGGAAAAAGGAGAAATGCACGAGTCAGGCTCAGATGAGGGGATGACGGCGGTTGTGGCCGAAGGGGGTAAGCTTGACCCGGAGCGCTATCTACCGGTCCGTTAG
- the gatC gene encoding Asp-tRNA(Asn)/Glu-tRNA(Gln) amidotransferase subunit GatC yields the protein MSRISEEQVKHVAHLARLAITEDEAKKFTTQLDAIIGFAEQLNELDTANVEATSHVLDMKNVMREDEPVEGLPREEVLKNAPDKQDGQVRVPSILD from the coding sequence ATGTCTAGAATTTCTGAAGAGCAGGTGAAGCATGTAGCGCATCTTGCACGACTAGCCATCACGGAGGATGAAGCGAAGAAGTTTACGACTCAGCTTGATGCGATTATTGGGTTTGCCGAGCAGCTGAATGAGTTGGATACAGCGAATGTGGAAGCGACGAGTCATGTGCTTGATATGAAGAATGTTATGCGTGAGGATGAGCCTGTTGAGGGTCTGCCACGTGAAGAAGTGTTGAAGAACGCACCAGATAAACAGGATGGACAAGTTCGCGTTCCATCGATCTTGGACTAA
- the gatA gene encoding Asp-tRNA(Asn)/Glu-tRNA(Gln) amidotransferase subunit GatA → MSLFDHKLSELHELLHKKEVSVTDLVDESYKRIDAVEDKVKAFLTLDEENARNKAKEMDAKLGTDESKGLLFGMPIGIKDNIVTKGLRTTCASKILEDFNPIYDATVINKLHSADTITIGKLNMDEFAMGSSTENSGFQKTSNPWNLDTVPGGSSGGSAASVAAGEVPFSLGSDTGGSIRQPAAFTGTVGLKPTYGRVSRFGLVAFASSLDQIGPITRNVEDNAYLLQAIAGLDPNDSTSANVEVPNYAEALTGDVKGMRIAVPKEYLGEGVGEEARQAVLASLKVLEGMGATWEEVSLPHSKYGVSTYYLLASSEASANLARFDGVRYGYRSPNAENLLDLYKKTRAEGFGDEVKRRIMLGTFALSSGYYDAYYKKAQQARTLIKKDFEDVFAKYDVIIGPTTPTPAFKIGEKIDDPLTMYANDILTIPVNLAGVPGISVPCGFSSTGLPLGLQIIGKHFDESTIYRVAHAFEQATDFHTKKPQL, encoded by the coding sequence ATGTCATTATTTGACCATAAATTATCAGAGCTTCATGAGCTTTTACATAAGAAGGAAGTTTCTGTTACGGATTTAGTAGACGAGTCTTACAAACGCATTGATGCGGTTGAGGATAAAGTGAAGGCATTTTTGACTTTGGATGAAGAGAATGCCCGCAATAAGGCGAAGGAAATGGATGCCAAGCTTGGTACGGATGAATCGAAGGGGCTTCTTTTCGGAATGCCGATCGGGATCAAGGATAATATCGTGACGAAGGGTCTTCGTACGACTTGCGCGAGTAAGATTCTTGAGGATTTCAATCCGATTTATGATGCGACGGTCATCAATAAGTTACATAGTGCCGATACGATTACGATCGGTAAATTGAATATGGATGAGTTTGCGATGGGTTCATCTACGGAGAACTCCGGTTTCCAGAAGACGAGCAATCCGTGGAATCTTGATACGGTTCCAGGCGGATCTTCAGGTGGTTCGGCTGCTTCTGTTGCTGCAGGGGAAGTTCCTTTCTCTTTAGGTTCTGATACAGGCGGATCGATCCGTCAGCCGGCTGCATTCACGGGTACGGTCGGATTGAAGCCGACTTACGGACGTGTGTCCCGTTTCGGTCTTGTGGCATTTGCTTCATCTCTTGACCAAATCGGACCGATCACCCGTAATGTCGAGGATAATGCGTACCTGCTACAAGCGATTGCAGGACTAGATCCGAACGATTCCACTTCTGCAAATGTAGAGGTGCCGAATTACGCAGAGGCCCTGACTGGTGATGTGAAAGGCATGAGAATCGCTGTGCCGAAAGAATACCTTGGTGAAGGTGTCGGGGAAGAAGCCCGTCAAGCTGTTCTTGCTTCACTGAAAGTATTGGAAGGCATGGGTGCAACATGGGAAGAAGTGTCTCTTCCACACTCTAAATATGGCGTATCGACGTATTATTTACTTGCGTCTTCTGAAGCTTCTGCCAACCTTGCCCGTTTTGACGGTGTCCGCTACGGTTACCGCTCGCCGAACGCAGAGAATCTTCTTGATCTTTACAAGAAGACACGTGCGGAAGGATTCGGGGATGAAGTGAAGCGTCGTATCATGCTTGGGACGTTTGCGTTAAGCTCTGGTTATTATGATGCTTACTACAAGAAGGCCCAGCAGGCACGTACGCTGATCAAGAAAGACTTTGAAGATGTATTTGCGAAATATGACGTCATCATCGGACCGACGACACCGACTCCGGCTTTCAAAATCGGGGAAAAAATCGATGATCCACTGACGATGTATGCAAATGATATTTTGACGATTCCAGTGAACCTTGCAGGGGTACCGGGGATTTCTGTTCCATGCGGATTCTCTTCAACAGGTCTTCCACTTGGACTTCAAATCATCGGAAAGCACTTTGACGAAAGCACGATTTATCGCGTAGCCCATGCATTCGAGCAGGCTACAGATTTCCATACAAAAAAACCACAACTGTAA
- the gatB gene encoding Asp-tRNA(Asn)/Glu-tRNA(Gln) amidotransferase subunit GatB produces the protein MNFEPVIGLEVHVELKTDSKMFSPAPNHFGAEPNTNTNVIDLGYPGVLPVVNKRAIEFGMKAAIALNCEIATDTKFDRKNYFYPDNPKAYQISQFDKPIGENGWIEIEVNGEKKRIGITRLHLEEDAGKLTHSGDGYSLVDYNRQGTPLIEIVSEPDIRTPEEAYAYLEKLKSIIQYTGVSDCKMEEGSLRCDANISLRPIGQEKFGTKAELKNLNSFNFVKKGLEYEIVRQEKVLLSGGLIQQETLRFDESTGKTILMRVKEGSDDYRYFPEPDLLHLHIDQEWMDRIRAEIPELPDERKKRYVEEMGLPAYDAMVLTLTKEMSDFFQETVDAGADAKLASNWLMGEVSAYLNAGQKELEDVKLTPQGLAGMIKLIEKGTISSKIAKKVFKELIENGGNAEQIVKDKGLVQISDEGALLKIVTETLDANPQSIEDFKNGKDRAIGFLVGQIMKATKGQANPPLVNKLLLQEIQKR, from the coding sequence ATGAACTTTGAACCAGTAATCGGACTAGAAGTCCACGTAGAATTAAAGACGGACAGTAAGATGTTCTCTCCGGCACCGAACCATTTCGGAGCGGAGCCGAATACGAATACGAACGTGATCGACCTTGGATATCCTGGTGTCCTGCCGGTCGTGAACAAACGTGCCATTGAATTCGGAATGAAGGCGGCGATCGCACTGAACTGTGAGATCGCAACGGATACGAAATTTGATCGTAAAAACTACTTCTACCCGGATAATCCGAAGGCATACCAAATCTCCCAGTTTGATAAGCCGATCGGTGAGAACGGCTGGATTGAAATCGAAGTGAACGGTGAGAAGAAACGAATCGGTATCACTCGTCTTCACCTTGAGGAAGATGCAGGGAAACTGACTCACTCTGGCGACGGCTATTCTCTTGTCGATTATAACCGTCAAGGAACGCCGCTGATCGAGATCGTATCTGAGCCGGACATCCGCACACCGGAAGAAGCGTATGCTTATCTTGAAAAGTTGAAATCCATCATCCAATACACAGGCGTATCTGACTGTAAGATGGAAGAAGGGTCACTTCGCTGTGACGCCAATATTTCCCTTCGTCCGATCGGTCAGGAGAAATTCGGTACGAAAGCCGAGCTTAAGAACCTGAACTCCTTTAACTTTGTGAAAAAAGGATTGGAGTATGAGATCGTACGTCAGGAGAAGGTACTTTTATCTGGAGGATTGATTCAGCAGGAAACGCTTCGTTTCGATGAATCGACAGGTAAAACGATCCTGATGCGTGTAAAAGAAGGATCCGATGACTACCGTTACTTCCCTGAACCGGATCTATTACATCTTCACATCGATCAAGAATGGATGGACCGCATCCGTGCCGAGATCCCTGAACTTCCGGATGAGCGTAAAAAGCGCTATGTAGAAGAGATGGGACTGCCTGCTTACGATGCGATGGTTCTGACATTGACGAAGGAGATGTCAGATTTCTTCCAGGAAACGGTTGATGCAGGAGCAGACGCGAAGCTTGCGTCTAACTGGCTGATGGGTGAGGTATCTGCTTACTTGAACGCCGGACAGAAAGAGCTTGAAGACGTGAAGCTGACGCCACAAGGACTTGCGGGCATGATCAAGCTGATCGAAAAAGGAACGATTTCTTCGAAAATCGCGAAGAAAGTGTTCAAAGAATTGATTGAAAACGGCGGAAATGCTGAACAGATCGTGAAGGATAAAGGTCTTGTTCAAATCTCTGACGAAGGCGCCCTGTTGAAGATCGTGACGGAAACGCTGGATGCGAATCCACAATCGATCGAAGACTTCAAGAACGGGAAAGACCGTGCCATCGGCTTCCTTGTCGGTCAAATCATGAAAGCGACAAAAGGTCAGGCCAACCCGCCGCTTGTGAACAAATTATTGCTTCAGGAAATTCAGAAACGATAA
- a CDS encoding M4 family metallopeptidase: protein MMSPALAPEAFGASKVSEKVNFNSQMGTPQFISGQLTKVSSKAPETIVFDYLTAKQQTFKFKGDARLSFKVKDKQKDDLGFTYLRIQQVYKGTPVYGAELTAHVNSDGVLTALSGAPVANLDGKQDLKKAKKISKKEAVSTGEGDLVKAVDAQPEYEYAPTSDSVIYVKDGKAHYAYLVNYNFLAPEPGNWHYFVDAASGDILDKVNEIHEAGKPGGGAVTGGTNTVGSGKGVLGDTKSLNTYLASSTYYLQDLTRGSGVFTYDASNRTRLPGSLWADSDNVFNASYDAAAVDAHYYAGKTYDYYKNTHNRNSYDGNGGALNSTVHYGKNYNNAFWNGQQMVYGDGDGSTFISLSGGLDVVAHELTHAVTDTTADLIYQNESGAINESMSDIFGTLVEFDANQNPDWEIGEDIYTPNKSGDALRSMSDPAKYGDPDHYSVRYTGTQDNGGVHINSGIGNKAAYLLSQGGTHYGVSVSGIGTAKTGKIYYRALTQYLTPSSNYSQLRSAAVQAATDLYGAGSAEVTSVKAAYHAVGVN, encoded by the coding sequence ATGATGAGCCCTGCATTGGCTCCGGAAGCTTTTGGAGCATCCAAGGTTAGCGAGAAAGTGAACTTTAATTCACAGATGGGGACGCCCCAATTCATTTCCGGTCAGTTGACAAAGGTGTCTTCAAAGGCCCCGGAAACGATTGTGTTCGATTATTTAACGGCGAAGCAACAGACGTTTAAATTTAAAGGGGACGCTAGATTGTCCTTCAAGGTAAAAGATAAACAGAAAGATGACTTGGGATTTACATATTTGCGGATTCAGCAAGTGTATAAAGGGACGCCTGTGTACGGTGCCGAGTTGACTGCCCATGTGAACAGTGATGGGGTCCTGACGGCATTATCCGGTGCACCGGTGGCAAACCTGGACGGCAAACAGGATCTGAAGAAGGCCAAGAAGATTTCTAAAAAAGAAGCCGTATCAACGGGTGAAGGAGATCTTGTGAAGGCAGTGGACGCTCAGCCTGAATATGAGTATGCCCCTACATCTGATTCGGTGATTTATGTGAAGGATGGAAAAGCCCATTACGCTTATCTCGTAAACTATAATTTCCTTGCACCGGAACCAGGGAACTGGCATTATTTCGTGGATGCCGCCTCCGGAGATATCCTTGATAAGGTGAATGAAATCCATGAGGCCGGTAAACCTGGCGGGGGTGCTGTAACAGGCGGTACGAATACGGTTGGTTCAGGTAAGGGCGTACTGGGGGATACGAAGTCATTGAATACGTATCTTGCTTCGTCCACTTATTATCTCCAGGACCTTACGAGAGGTTCAGGCGTCTTCACATATGATGCGTCAAATCGTACCCGCCTGCCGGGATCGCTTTGGGCAGACAGTGACAATGTATTCAATGCGAGCTACGATGCGGCTGCGGTAGATGCCCATTACTACGCTGGAAAAACGTATGATTATTATAAAAACACCCATAACCGGAACAGCTATGACGGAAATGGCGGTGCCCTCAATTCAACCGTACACTATGGGAAAAACTATAATAATGCATTCTGGAACGGTCAGCAGATGGTATATGGTGATGGAGACGGTTCGACGTTCATTTCCCTTTCAGGCGGATTGGATGTTGTGGCGCACGAGCTGACTCACGCGGTAACCGACACGACAGCCGACCTGATCTATCAAAATGAATCAGGAGCCATCAATGAATCCATGTCTGATATTTTTGGTACATTGGTAGAGTTCGATGCCAACCAGAATCCGGATTGGGAGATCGGAGAAGACATCTATACACCGAATAAGAGCGGGGATGCCCTTCGATCCATGTCTGATCCTGCGAAATACGGCGATCCGGATCACTATTCTGTTAGATACACAGGAACTCAGGATAACGGTGGGGTTCATATCAACAGCGGTATTGGAAACAAGGCGGCTTACCTGTTAAGCCAGGGTGGCACACACTACGGGGTGAGCGTTTCTGGAATCGGGACGGCTAAGACCGGGAAAATTTATTACCGTGCCCTCACTCAATATTTAACACCATCTTCAAACTACAGCCAGCTCCGTTCAGCAGCCGTGCAGGCGGCGACAGATTTATATGGTGCCGGAAGTGCTGAAGTGACAAGCGTGAAGGCAGCGTATCATGCAGTGGGCGTAAACTAA
- a CDS encoding DUF4257 domain-containing protein produces the protein MSLFEVILLPMLMGGIGGLGHILVFKNGHFTFPRKFIDDQGEKHYLFGSTKDIIIGVLAGCLSVLPVVDTVPIWYVIYISLLSGIGGSSVITRKIEQNLANTKASYIQELSHYQLEPTSKGGSPNHNEVKPVGEVEEKKNQG, from the coding sequence ATGTCCTTATTCGAAGTGATTCTGTTGCCAATGTTAATGGGTGGTATTGGAGGCTTGGGACATATTCTGGTTTTCAAAAATGGTCATTTCACTTTTCCACGAAAGTTTATCGATGATCAAGGTGAGAAACATTATCTATTTGGTTCAACGAAGGATATTATCATAGGCGTTCTGGCAGGGTGTCTGTCGGTGTTGCCGGTGGTCGATACGGTCCCGATCTGGTATGTGATTTATATCAGTTTATTATCGGGGATCGGTGGAAGTTCCGTCATCACCCGTAAAATCGAACAAAATTTGGCGAATACGAAGGCATCCTATATTCAAGAGCTATCTCATTATCAGCTCGAACCGACCTCTAAGGGAGGATCACCAAACCATAATGAGGTGAAACCTGTTGGCGAAGTGGAAGAAAAGAAGAATCAAGGTTGA
- a CDS encoding thioredoxin family protein produces the protein MNVEQWFDKGMTSEEYIDGMKVHKENVEAIRKGFSIPVEDKDVLDKLGEHSLRVIAITEDWCGDAMLNIPILLKVAGAAGMDVRMILRDENLELIDQYLTNGTSRAIPIFIFIDTDGNEKLVWGPRAPMVKKIVDDERAKLPPKDHELFPEKQKEMVGRLTAQYREDKALWQEVYESLKTSLVQNILM, from the coding sequence ATGAATGTAGAACAGTGGTTTGACAAAGGAATGACATCGGAAGAATACATAGATGGTATGAAGGTTCATAAAGAAAATGTGGAAGCGATCCGGAAAGGCTTTTCGATTCCCGTTGAAGACAAGGACGTACTGGACAAGCTTGGTGAACATTCACTGCGGGTGATTGCCATTACGGAAGATTGGTGCGGAGACGCCATGTTGAACATACCCATCCTGCTTAAAGTGGCAGGTGCAGCCGGTATGGACGTCCGCATGATCCTCCGGGATGAAAACCTTGAATTGATTGATCAATATCTAACAAATGGTACGTCGAGGGCGATACCGATTTTTATATTCATCGACACGGATGGAAACGAGAAGCTTGTCTGGGGTCCGAGAGCCCCGATGGTGAAGAAGATCGTCGATGATGAACGGGCAAAGCTCCCGCCGAAGGATCACGAACTTTTTCCTGAGAAGCAGAAAGAAATGGTTGGCCGCCTGACGGCCCAATATCGGGAAGATAAGGCGTTATGGCAGGAAGTATATGAAAGTTTGAAAACGAGTCTGGTTCAAAACATATTAATGTAG
- a CDS encoding helix-turn-helix domain-containing protein — protein sequence MIHQKTNTIVIEALDKFPHKIHIKLGEILRERGLTQGDLHRLTGLRVATINELVNFKKKSLTVAHLVSIMIALRITDIRDLIEVEFDQEVQNYFNEENQRMKNGFTPDLIKTAEQNVKRIASGANN from the coding sequence ATGATTCACCAAAAAACAAATACAATTGTCATAGAAGCGCTAGATAAATTTCCCCACAAAATTCATATTAAATTGGGAGAAATCCTGCGTGAAAGAGGATTGACACAAGGCGATTTACACCGCTTGACAGGATTGAGAGTGGCGACGATCAATGAACTGGTGAATTTCAAAAAGAAATCACTGACGGTTGCCCACCTGGTCTCGATTATGATCGCCCTTAGAATAACAGACATCCGTGACCTGATCGAAGTGGAATTCGATCAAGAAGTGCAGAACTACTTCAATGAAGAAAACCAACGGATGAAAAACGGTTTCACTCCAGACCTGATCAAAACCGCCGAACAAAACGTAAAGCGCATCGCATCTGGAGCAAACAACTAA
- a CDS encoding class I SAM-dependent methyltransferase: MEVNLGNMAVDCAAFCEDVPHQYFDSLKIRGIVWEGRKVAEIGSGTGALTRKLHKRGAEVIGVEPSQELRDTAKALESKQYLEIPYLTGTAESTNLPDCYYDMAMVHRSWHLFDRPKAIDEMQRILKDEGTFIVSDSEILSDHEIVKDTMTFLQAPTGETPSQSPDQVNGFPVEWLLEWQGAGFMVKDFYSFHYRVDYSLKSWCERVGASPWLGHMDDAEKEDCLQSLHAFLATRHDALQTFSLPHRFTVCLMKK, from the coding sequence ATGGAAGTGAATTTGGGTAATATGGCCGTCGATTGTGCTGCGTTTTGTGAGGATGTCCCGCACCAATACTTTGATTCGTTGAAGATTAGGGGGATTGTGTGGGAAGGTAGGAAAGTGGCTGAGATCGGTTCAGGGACCGGTGCCCTGACGAGAAAGCTGCATAAGCGTGGAGCGGAAGTGATCGGGGTCGAGCCTTCCCAAGAACTTAGAGACACCGCCAAGGCATTGGAGAGTAAGCAATACCTGGAAATTCCATATCTTACCGGCACAGCTGAATCAACCAATCTCCCGGACTGCTACTATGATATGGCGATGGTACATAGAAGCTGGCATTTGTTCGACCGCCCGAAAGCGATTGATGAAATGCAGCGGATCCTGAAGGACGAAGGCACGTTCATCGTCAGTGATTCAGAAATTCTTTCAGATCATGAAATCGTCAAGGATACGATGACGTTTTTACAGGCACCGACAGGGGAAACACCGTCTCAATCACCGGATCAGGTCAATGGATTTCCGGTGGAGTGGTTGTTAGAATGGCAAGGAGCAGGCTTTATGGTGAAAGACTTCTATTCATTTCATTATCGGGTCGACTATTCGTTGAAATCCTGGTGTGAAAGGGTCGGGGCCTCACCGTGGCTCGGTCATATGGATGATGCGGAGAAGGAGGATTGCCTTCAATCCCTTCATGCATTCCTTGCGACAAGGCACGACGCTCTCCAAACCTTCTCCCTGCCGCACCGGTTTACGGTGTGCCTGATGAAAAAGTAG
- a CDS encoding arylamine N-acetyltransferase, which yields MDAVKRYINYLNMDIERPTLNYLQRLIQQHLIRIPYETFSKFYYFSKGDSFVPSLSTFAENLHLKGWGGTCFTLNINFGRLLKELGYDCRFVRVNPGHLGLMITIDSRKFYVDVGYGSPIMKPVELEARQRHLLHGFGEEITFIQKDIREFEVDRRSNGKSFVKKTIEWLPLEEEELEADIEASYLDSDDNITMRRITAVRFQGNQCYFLRNQTLKVMTYRNIREYQMKDVEKWKDIIGEVYHFDTTSLEESIQFLQERNIKLFL from the coding sequence TTGGATGCAGTTAAGAGATATATAAACTATTTAAATATGGATATAGAGCGCCCTACACTGAACTATTTGCAGCGGCTGATTCAGCAGCACTTGATCAGGATCCCATACGAGACATTCAGTAAATTTTATTATTTCTCTAAAGGGGATTCCTTTGTGCCGTCCCTTTCCACTTTTGCAGAAAATCTCCACTTGAAAGGGTGGGGAGGGACATGCTTCACGTTAAATATCAATTTCGGGAGACTGCTGAAAGAATTGGGCTACGACTGCCGCTTTGTACGGGTGAACCCTGGACATCTCGGGTTGATGATCACGATTGATTCACGCAAGTTCTACGTGGATGTCGGCTACGGTTCGCCAATCATGAAACCGGTGGAGCTCGAGGCGAGGCAGCGACATCTTCTTCATGGATTCGGGGAAGAAATCACGTTCATCCAGAAGGATATCCGTGAATTCGAGGTCGACCGGCGCTCAAACGGCAAATCTTTTGTGAAAAAGACGATTGAATGGCTCCCCCTTGAGGAAGAAGAGCTGGAGGCTGATATCGAGGCTTCCTATCTGGATTCCGATGATAATATCACGATGAGAAGGATCACGGCTGTCCGCTTTCAGGGAAATCAGTGCTATTTCCTCCGCAACCAGACACTGAAAGTCATGACGTACCGGAATATAAGGGAATATCAAATGAAGGACGTTGAAAAATGGAAAGATATCATCGGGGAAGTGTATCACTTTGATACGACATCCCTTGAAGAATCCATACAATTCCTGCAGGAGCGAAATATAAAGCTATTTTTATAA
- a CDS encoding DUF2269 family protein: MKALVLVHVLSAIIGIGPTFFTHVLTRPSQNVEQLKVSMALYQRLEFFPKIGGSLALLTGFILFFAGDYGPFTQLWIAGSFTLYLLIQLSVFLLINPNAKKVSTWLTLPENEFLTGAPPEEIQRHLSLFNRYMYMTSALGVLLFICMILKP; the protein is encoded by the coding sequence ATGAAAGCATTGGTGTTGGTGCATGTACTGTCTGCGATCATCGGGATCGGCCCTACTTTTTTCACCCACGTCCTCACCCGCCCGTCCCAGAACGTGGAGCAGCTAAAAGTCTCAATGGCCCTGTATCAGCGGTTGGAATTCTTCCCGAAAATAGGGGGAAGCCTAGCTCTGTTAACCGGGTTCATCCTTTTCTTTGCCGGGGACTACGGCCCTTTCACCCAGCTTTGGATAGCGGGATCATTCACCCTTTACCTTCTAATCCAGCTGTCGGTCTTTCTCCTCATCAATCCGAATGCAAAGAAAGTCTCAACATGGCTCACCCTGCCGGAAAATGAATTCCTGACAGGTGCGCCCCCTGAAGAGATTCAGCGGCATTTGAGCCTTTTCAACCGTTACATGTATATGACATCTGCACTTGGGGTCCTTTTATTCATATGTATGATCCTGAAACCGTGA